The genomic region GTAAGCATAATtaagagcagcagcacaagatttttctcagaaaagcatTAATAAAGGCCTCCAAAAAGCTCCAGAAGAAAGCAATGCGATTAATCacattttttacaataaaaacCAGAAGGCCAAATAACGGCGGTGCCCTTCAGTAGAAGGCACTCAGTACAGAGTAGTAGTCAGCCTATGCCCCAGAGCCTAAAATCAAAACAGACGCAGTGCAAAGGGAGGAGTAtaacacaaaagcaaagcaaactgtGTGGCAACAAGGAACGGTATGTTTCACCATTATTTTAGGGGAAGGGTTATTTAGGACAGGCCCATTAAAACACTACAGGGCAGGGAAATTGCAACCTGACTCCAacagtggggagggggaaaaaggcatATTGTAGGACTCACCAGGGAGATCTGAGGAACGGTAGGTAGCCCAAAACTGAGGAACGAGGCCTGACAACTGCCTACCTTTGTGGTCAATAGATGTTTTTCCCCAACAATATGCCCCAATGACTAGCAAAGAATCCCTGCTCACTTGACAGGAATCTCATTTTAAGTTTTCCCTACACTTTTCCAACACACGGACATTCCCCCTTCTGCATTCTGTCACCAAAAAGACTTCTGTGAAAAATGGAGGGACAGTCTGCTTGGTCCAGTTACTTTGCTTTACCATTAAGGGGAATGGAAGTCAGTGGAGAAGGGAACTGGGAAGAAATGGTTAAAGACCAACTGTAAAAAAGCTGGAGTGTGATTAAACCAACATTTTGAGTTGACATTTAGCATGCCAAGTtgatacaatttctttttctccaaaaaaTGTAAGCAGAAAGGGTGTATTAACAGCTATCTCTCCCCCATTAGCCTTCAAGCTGaccccttcctttcttcttcagttaTGAGTAGCTTGTGAATATTCAGACAAAATACATCTTTATGTGGCAAAATTTAGCATTATATATACCCACCATCTAACACATTCGTCAACCGAACTAGCAACTGTTAAGTGAACTTGAGATTTTCTATTCTGTTTCTCTTAAAATTAGGGTAAAACTTCTGGAAAGTGGTTGTCACCAACATACCACCTACACCAAATAACCAATGGTTGGGTTGTGCTCAGACAGCTCACGTGGAGCTCGGCTGCTCTTGAACGCTTAAAACACCATCAAGGTAGGCATGCGCAAGTTTCCCTTAACTTCCAGGAACAGTTAATTTTGCGTTTGCATAAATAGAACACaaacatctttttaaagatgtatggtaatgcaaaaaaaacctaGTGCTTTTTACCTTCTCTTTGAATTGGAATAGAGTAACTGTATTGAGTACTTCCTGCTTCTGCgtcacaagaagaaaaagttatCAGGCTACcaatatttttgctttagtGACAGATTCTGTGGGACCTAGACAGCAAAATGTGCTGCGACCTGAACTACAGCGTTCATTCCCCTCAGAAACACTAGCAACTTCCCCTTGGGGAAAAGGGCGTAACGAAGAGCTGCGGTTGGGAAGATTCTtcaagatttctttaaaaagaaagaagaaagggcCTGAAATTTCAAATCTTTACTTTAAAATGGATCCAAACTGAAAGCTGGAGAGCGACATTACAAAATAAAGTACCAAAAAAGGGAGTACACTTTTAGTTTATGATTCTCCATCATTTTGCAAATGTTAAAAATTCTACTAAGAAACTACTGAAACCAACAAAAGCGaagggaaaagatttttttggtgAAGAATACTTTCAATTTGTCTCACCGAATTGCCTTTGGGTTTCCGTTTTTCATCACCTCGCCCCTCCTCTGCATCATCTGAATCTCCATCACTGTCTAACGCAGGCAGCTCTGGATCCAAAGGAGGTTCGTAAAGAGCCGTGTTTAATGGCAAATAACGCAGTTCATCTGGAGAGTATCTGAAGttaataagtaaataaatacataaaattaattcaCGTGTTCTTTATACATAAATATTAAGTTACACAAGATACAGGGACTTCAGTGagaaagagtaagaaaaacTCCCTTTTTTCAGGAAGGCACATCAAACTGTGCAGCTCTGAAAACAGCGGAAACACTACTTTTTCCTCCCAAATGTGATTCCATCTAGTAACTTGTCTTCTTTGTTTAGCAGGTACTTGTAGAACAACAGGAAGAGTATTATTTGCAATGTTACAAACCTACAAAATCATAAGAGGCCATGGAACCACTAAAATGTTTTATCCAATTCACATTACCACACCCAACAGGCTACGCGCTTTGTTTATAAATGTGAAGTGCCCACGTAGCATGTGCACAACTCCTCAAACCCAGGGCTCACACTGGGGTCCAAAGCAAAGTAAAGAATATAGGTATATGTCTGAGATCCTTGATTATTgaaggagaacaaaaaaatgcatataaaaatagGATTTCAGAAGAATATGAAGATCTAATCACTTATTGTCAGAATCGGCTCAATATGTGTAATCTGccccctttttttaaccttaacTACTACAAGAAAAGGTAGAAGTCCTCTCACTATTAAGAACAAGCATTATAAGGACTAGGATATTATTTTGATGCGTATTTTGGAAGGCTGTGTCCTTCATTAAGAAGGATAAGCAGTTTCACTTTCAGCTTGTAAGTGCAAAATAAACCAGATATCTAGTATTTTTCAttcaattaatttaataaaattgaaGTCCATCAAGAATGTCCCGTAACATGCGGATTTGGGGTGAGCTGTACGCAGACACACTGGAATGAGCAGAATATGCAGATAAAGAGCTCCTCCAAACAAAACAGCGCATGTATAGGATGAGTACCATCCCTGTTGTATGGTAAGGGTTAAGCAACAATTTTCAAATCAGTGTGTGTTTGTCAAATGGGAGCACGCTACTGGTAGTCTTAAATTTGTGTAGACAGTCAAGTACACATCCAGTGTTAAACTCCGCCCACAAGcccaattttttgttttttttaattagaaactttaaaaaaaagtgaaaaaggacAGTAAGACTGTCACACGGAAAACACGTGATCACCAGCCAGCATTACAAGAGTCTGATATAGCAACATTAATCttagcacacacacagaggcagatgATAAGTAAACACACGAGGGCGGCAGGAGTGAAATCAACGTCTCCTTTTACCCCAGCAAATATCCAAGCAGGCCAAATCTCAGGCACGGCAgtacagcagcagagacagtgCTCTTGCACCCAGTACTGTTTTGTTGACAAAAGCTGTCACGCTACGCATCTATTTGACTAGCAAGTGTCTTAAGCATAAAATTAACTCAAAAGCTTACAGTAAAcacactgaaatgttttccatCTGCTAGCTGTAGAGCAAATACATCAGCGCGACAGAATCGGTAGTTAGGATGCTTTCAAAATACCTTTTGTAGTACTCCTGGAACTGGCCGGGTATGAGAGCCACTGGATAAGGACTAACCTTTGTTCTCTCAGTAGGTAAGATTTTGTATTTCCCTTGAGGCACCTGGATAATCTGTATTGTTTGatacaaaacaatgatgtttttgTTTCACAAACAAGCTTTCGAGCCTTCCTCACCACCTACCCCCAAACGTTTTTGTAACTAGCCCGTTTTATTGAGTTGGAACAGCTGCCTGAGTTCTCCCATAGGAAATCCAATCCACCGAAACGGTAAGAGATCCCACTCACCAAGTACCATTACGGATTAAATCCAATCGCTAAGCATCCAGTGAACTGAATGCGTATTAGGTAAGACTACTTCTAACAGTATATTAtgccaaataatttaaaaaatgaaatttaacaacTGAAACAGTAAACATTAACTCTTGTTACTGGCATCTTCAGCATGAGTTATCATTGTTGGTCCATATCGGTAGAAGGTAGCAAGAACATGTCAATCCAATTCTGAAACTAGACTGTACTATAAAAAATCCCATTAATAACTGGAATATACAGAAAGGAGAATCTTGCACAGAAGCCTTCCTTCCCTTAGAAATAAAACTCATTATCCACTATCTTGTCTCTACCATGGATAACGTAAACTTTCCACGAGACTGCCATGTAATAATTTGCATGGGGTAGATTTTTGCCTTACTGTCTTTACACAAGCAGAACAGCCCTGCCGCAAAATGCAGctaattctggtttttttattttttttttttttttaatcgggCACAGAAGCATGAAACATAtctaatataaaaataacataacaCCTAACGAAAACAAGGGCATAACACTGACAGGCAGCACTCTCTTAGAGGATAAATAATTTACTTATTTACTCTAGGTATTGTTCCGGCAAAATTTTGGAGGTGTTCCAAAAAAGAATTAGCCATTTGTATGAATAGATACAATAGCAACACAAATTTCTTAGTAACCTATACATCCCTTAGTTTTATGCTACCACCAGCAAAGACATGAAAgtaacactgacatttttaaagcttcccGAGACAAGtatctgaagtttaaaaaaggtttacacattaaatatatttgagattattatttttagcagTATTGCCCATTTCACAGCAAAACTGTTTAAGTCCCTACATGACTGAAACAAGACTAATCAAAACCCTTGATAATAAAATGGTACCAAAACCAACTTTACTAAAACAAGCAAGGAGCAACCTAGTGACATTGGTAAGAAACTTAAATCTGCCTACATGTGTCTGTAAATCAAAATAGGCTCTTCTTTCTTCCATCCGCTCTCGGTTTAAATTGCTGTTGAATTCTGCAGCTTTCTTGGcagcttttttaatatattctggAACTTTACTGGCTTCTACTTTCTGtgtgttctgctgctgcatttgctggaataaaaacaatttcattAATTCACACACATCTCTACCAGTTTGAgaacagcctttcctcatactCCACGTTACAGATCTGGTTCGCTCATGCGCTAGTTACTTACAGAGTACTCTTTGTAATGATCTGTTATTCGCTGTCGTTCTTTCTCTTGCAGTATAACAGAATACTCAGCGTGTTTGGCAGGGTATTCTTTAATCATAAGATCAATTACTTCATCGCTACGCAAAGCTGTTAGacctaaaacagaaaaaagcaataatGATGCTATCTGGCAAAACTACCTGTGGGTTATTTATATCCCACAATGACCAGCTTAAGTTTTTGAGCAGCTGAAGACAACAACCTACTGTGCACAATGCTTCTCTCTCAAGTAGAAGTGAACTTGTGCTGTTCAGCTTTCAAGGCTGTTCAGGAGCTTGCTTCCACCCAAGGAGGCAAGGCTCATTCCCTcccttgcttacagctacagaCCCCTTCACACTGCCTCAGCCCCCGACTGAACTCCCCTGTGAGGCACAACCTTTGTTCTAAGCAGGACCTGGAGAACTGTTAGTTCCCATTTCCAGCACTGGTGAAGTGTTCGTTTCATTAACTTGCAGAACCTGAAGTGAAATTATGAGGTTTACATAATCCTTGTGTACAAATCAAGGAAGAATTGCTGTGAGGGCAATTCAGAGCAGCAAACAGCACACAGACTCCTGACTCCCCCATTAAAGACCTTGAAGTTCATTAGTCAGAATGCATTACTTTGCAGCTACAACGCAGAACTCCTCCTTTAAAGGTTCCAACACAACTAATCTCTGAACACTGACAACAGAATGGAGGTTGACTTATGTTACTACCACTAATTATATTtataaccttaaaaaaaataggggCAGTTAATTCAGTGCACGTCTCTACTGGATATGAGGCAGAATATAGCATTTTGCTACTATTGATAAAAATTAGATACTGTTCCCTCCCGcatatttaagttaaaaaaaaaaaaaaatcaaaaatcaaGAGAGCTGGCAGGTGAGAAATAAAGGTGGTACACCAAAGACTGTCAGTATATAAACTGACATTACATTTGCACAAACCCatgacagacagaaaaaaatgtgacagGCATCATTTAATCTCTAACGTGCTTCAAGTCACATGCattagaagaggaagaaaaagatacttCCAGCTCTTTCAATACAAGCCGCATCAATGACATCATTCCATTTCAAGTACATTAAAGTGCTTTAATACACACCCTTCTAACATATCAGGCGAACCATATAAGATACACTAAGGTTGGCCGAGTTCCTACTACATCAGCAAAACACAACTGATGtactttttaatttgaaaaattatggCGTCCTCCGTTCTAGGACAAAAAGGTTCTAAAAGTTAATTTACAACATAGAAGGGATTTTGCTGAGTGATTAGAATAGATCCAaaactttttggttttataaTGTATCTGGAATACCGATATGTCATGGCCAATTTACACCAATTAATAATGAACCAGTTTTCGTTTcagaatttacattttcaaTTGAGGGTGATGCAATTCTCTACCAATCACGCTTTCAGAGtctcatatttttaatattgtaacGAGGAACCTAACAATTTGTTTTCTTACCTAGTGTGCATTGAGTCTCTGTGATAACATTCAGTTCTCTGAGGTAGAGTTTCTCCTTGTGAGATagatctcttctttctaaatctccaaagaaaacaaaaaacagcaataaaactgtGTGTGGTTACTCAACCTCCGCCATAAACAGCGTCAAGGTATTCCAATGATTTTATTGCCGGGCAGTAAGGGTCTGTATTATACTACTATTTCTACAAACAGTTTTATAAATTATAGACGCAGACAACACTATGAAGCACCGGAGgtacattctttttttccttttaatatgccttttaaaaataaattccctgACAGAAGAACCAGATTTGACAATTCTGAATAATGAAGGCTCAAATCCTAGCACCCCCCcaactgattttttaaagttcttcCACAGTGTAGAAATGTTGCCACAATTCAGGGAACAGAACATACAGATACAGCTATATAGTAAGAAATCACTaacaaaacatttacaaataaaattgaGGTCAGTTATCAAAAAGTACTCACTGGTCTAACCCCCAGATCAGATTTGTTTACAGACTTTCAAGCAGCAATACCAAAAAGTcttaaattactttgaaaaccACAGGATACCTTTTCAATACACcagtaacaaaaataagaagTACCACATACATAATTCAGATCTGCTTTTgccaggtctttttttttaatcagttcgCTCATGCCATAGTCAGAGACACAGATTACATCTAAACTGTATGAGGATCAAGATcttgagaagaaaaactttaaaaataaatacctggatattttcttttaaaggaagtcACACCCAAATATTCGCTGACTTGCTCCTGAAGCATATAGTATTCTCCTGTTTCATCTGGTGGCCACTTGTATTCTATCAAgttttcagcaggaaaatagCTGTATCTAAGCGTAAGAACGATGTCAGAACAACTCAAAGAAGCCTTAAGAGAGTTACTTATATTTCTACAAATTCAATAATTCCTATTTATACGTCAGTGAACAACATCTATGAGGTTGGACAAGCGCTTTGGAACACCACATCCTGTGAACCCCTTTCAAAGCCACTTTGTTACTCCCCACTTCACACAGATTTCTCCAAACCAGAATTCATCAATATGCTGAGGGGCAGAATGCCAAGAAAGGGATATCCATGAGAGCACACAGGACAGCAGGAAAAGCGGGTGCTACAGTGTTAAAAGTCactaaaaaaatatgtaatattttaaaaacatataagCAGTGCTTCCAGGATGTAAATTAGATGCAGTACATTTtgtgtcattttaaaataaaatgccttaAAATATGCTGGGAGAAAAAGACAGCTAGCTACTCATAGGACATTGCCTCCAGTCAGAAAGATATACGAAGAATATACaggcaaagaaagaagagcTAATATTTAAGCGTATCAAACAATACGATAAGACTAGCAATAAAAAAGTGGGAAGTGTAAAAAGTAGTATTACCCAAGGTCCTGACTAGAAGTTTCACAGCTCCGCGAACTGTCCCCTGAGCCCATACGTCGTCTTTTGGATGGCTGGCTGCCATCATtggaattttcttctgtgtcatcctgaaatgaaaatgaagataaatattaaaaaaaaaaattaaaagcattcaGCAGATAatgtaaaacacaaaaaaatattgcaaggCAATCCACCTGAACTACTGAGCTATTTAATAACACTCTTTACAAACAACTCATAACACAGTTTATGTAGCAAATTGGTTTTTTACTGTAAACGAGCTGCAGGACACAGTGGCACAGAAGGAGAACTGGATAGTTTCTCACCTGTTGCGCAGGTGGAGCACTGAACAGAGCTGTGGCTCTGACCACCAAGTTCACTGCTCCCGATGTAAACTACCTATGGCATCAGCACGGCCAGACAGCTGTAGACCCAGCAAACTTCCCCCCCGGTGACAGTCAGGGACAAGACCAATTCACTCAATCAGGCCAGCTCTCAAAAGCAACAGCAAGGGCAGAGCAAAAACACCGAGCCCTTGCTGAGAGCTAATGCTTATAAAATCAAGGGAAATACTACCAAAAGCAACGCAGGAGATTATGGAcacacagttaaaataaaaggaatggTATACAGTTTACAAAAAGATACGATTGCAGCAGGTAGCAAAGACCTGTCTTTTGGAGAGGGGGGGAGATAAAAACTGAAGTTGTATCACAACAGATACCTTTGTTCTGAAATTTGCCTCCTCTATTACAAGGGAACATTTAGAAGTTAACTTAGAGATGTCACTATTCAGATTTCATGAGATCTATATAAAGAAAGGGAGTCTAGTacgaaggaaaaaaaattttaaaaatagagttcTGTAAAGTCTAGCAGACCAATGATTCCATTGGCCTTCTTGTGCTTCCACTGCTTTGCTGTCTAATAACGCCACACATCTCCTACCTAGCGCTCACCATCAACAACTCAAAGCGTTTAGCGATCACCCTTGCACGAGTCTAACTGAGAAACAGAGGGCAGAAGTGTTCCAGTAGTAGAGGCAAGGACAAGACAGCCCTTCAAGTAACCAAAACTATAAAGCGGAGTAGTGTGAAAGAATCACATTTCCTAACTTGTGTGAaaacttcaagaaaaaacaattaagCTGTCAGAAATAAATGGATCAAGCCTACAATTATACTTATGTATTATATAACAAGAACAATTACTAGGCCTACCTTGGCTCATGTCTTTCATTCTAGTATGTTTCACATATCGTGTCacttgaaatgtaattttaaaaaggttccAGCAAATGAGAATACATTACTTACATTATGTAACATTTCACAGCATGATAATCAAGGCAGGCCACAGGGAAAAACCATTTGTTCTCCtgtatttttggtttatttcatgtttttcagaagtctcaatttttttttctttcttgtggaGTAGTAAAAGTACCTTTCATACAATAAGAACAAAAACTTAAAAGCAAACTTTAATGAACCTGTGCTTTCTTCATGGAGCTCTACTTAAAGAATCAGGTGAGCAGCACCTCCGCTAGTACTACTAATACTACTCTTTCCTAACATTACTGAGAATATCCTGCGTAAACTTAATTAGACAAACCAAGCACCAGTCCCCAATTAAAACAATGAAACACTGGAGTATTTCATGACACAGCTTTGTCTCACGAGCAGTTCATCCCCACCTCCCACACGGAACATTAATGCACTCCAAACCTTTTCAACTGCTAGACAAAAACAGGAACAGGGCCACAGCTTTGCTATGCCAAAGCTAGCACGAgactttaaactttttttaaaagatagatCTCAACCTGCCAGTTAAGAGGAAGTGCCTGCATCACTTTCTCcctttgctttgaaattttcttttattaagtCTGGTACTGTTAAAAAATGTGAGCACCTGCACCACAGGAGAGAAGAGTGTCCTCTATATCCTTGCCTTCTTATCTGCTGAAAACTTCAGCAAACTCAAACACACGGGCTCAGACTAAAACGCTCTAGGAAACGAGACAGTCCCACTGCAGAGCACTTTGCAGAAAAGTGGAAACATTTGCACTGCAATCTCAGACACACTGTAGTTCAACCACCGTTACTGTAGCAAAAATCATAACTGGGGACAGTCTTGGGGCTTTCTGTACACGGGAAGTCAAACATTGCCAAAAGAGCCCCTTCTCCCCTGAAAACGCATGCTTCTGCAAAACGTCCTTACGAAATAAGGTTGCATGACGAATTCCTGGGGCGTCTATCAATTAGAAAATGTACGTAACGATCCCTTATATAATCGGAAAGGCTGAACTACCAAGACGCCTTTCAAAAAGTAACTGCCGATCTGCATCCGAGCGCGGGTGCAGGGACAGCACCGGGCGCTTGGTGCCACAAGCCCCAGCAGCGCCTTTCAGCAGGGCCTACGCAGAAGAGCCCGAGACTGGACCCAAACTttgccgggcgggcggcgggagcaCCGCCGGGCACGGAGCGAGCTGCCGCGCCCGGGAAGGCGCCCGACGACTTTTCGGAAGCAGGACGGGCTCCGGGCACCCAGCGGGGCCCCTCGCCCctgcaacccccccccccccgccgcccctccgccCAGCCCCGCACCCGAAGTTCGGCCTGGGGCGCGGGAGGGCGCCGACCCCCCGCCCGGCTCCCCCCGGGGGGGGCGTGAGGCGAGCCCGGGGCGCGGGGTCACGccgggggtgagggggtgggggggtgggacgGGCCGGGAGAGGCCTCCCGCCCGGGCGGCTGTTGCGCCGCAGCCCCAgggccgccgcgccgggcccgCGGCCCCGCTCTCACCTTCAAGGACTGGGCGCCGGGCGTGGCCGGGTCGCTGTCGCAGAGGCGCGGGGACAGGACGGCCGCCATGACCGCcgcgggggccgccgccgccggctgGGCGAGGAgaagcgccgccgccgcgcgaCCCGGCCTCGCGCCGCGCCCGGctccgccccccctccccctgcggGGGGTGGCAACGGCCCCTACCGGCCAGCTCGCGCACGAGCGCGGCGGCTCGCGCAGCTCCTGCTCCGCCCCCCTCCGGGCAGCCCGCGGCGACCCCGGCCCGCGCCGCCGGACCGGCCCGCGGCCCGAGCCAACGCCAAGGCCGAGGCCGCCGCCGCGCGGGCCCAGcgccggggccccgccgccgctgccgccgccgctgccgccgcgccctcctcctcctcctgccgccgccgccgctcgggCGGCCGCGCGGCCCGGCCGCGATCGCGGAGCCGAGCCGCCGCGGTagcgcttgggcagcagcgcggGGCGGAGGGGCAGCATCCCCCCGCGGTGGTGAGCGCcgagcgccgccgccgccgcccggcgcgGGAGCTGgcacccagcagggctgggctgctccGCCGCCAGGCTCCCGTCTCCGGGAAC from Phalacrocorax carbo chromosome 3, bPhaCar2.1, whole genome shotgun sequence harbors:
- the PHF10 gene encoding PHD finger protein 10 isoform X1; its protein translation is MLPLRPALLPKRYRGGSAPRSRPGRAAARAAAAAGGGGGRGGSGGGSGGGAPALGPRGGGLGLGVGSGRGPVRRRGPGSPRAARRGAEQELREPPRSCASWPVGAVATPRRGRGGGAGRGARPGRAAAALLLAQPAAAAPAAVMAAVLSPRLCDSDPATPGAQSLKDDTEENSNDGSQPSKRRRMGSGDSSRSCETSSQDLGYSYFPAENLIEYKWPPDETGEYYMLQEQVSEYLGVTSFKRKYPDLERRDLSHKEKLYLRELNVITETQCTLGLTALRSDEVIDLMIKEYPAKHAEYSVILQEKERQRITDHYKEYSQMQQQNTQKVEASKVPEYIKKAAKKAAEFNSNLNRERMEERRAYFDLQTHIIQVPQGKYKILPTERTKVSPYPVALIPGQFQEYYKRYSPDELRYLPLNTALYEPPLDPELPALDSDGDSDDAEEGRGDEKRKPKGNSDNSSGNVSEGDCATDNQEDSFQGRQKTRDKSATPRKDGSKRSVLSKSVPGYKPKVIPNAICGICLKGKESNKKGKAEALIHCSQCDNSGHPSCLDMTPELVAMIKTYPWQCMECKTCIICGQPHHEEEMMFCDVCDRGYHTFCVGLDAIPSGRWICDCCQKDPPVPRRGGRRGKNSKEG
- the PHF10 gene encoding PHD finger protein 10 isoform X2; this encodes MLPLRPALLPKRYRGGSAPRSRPGRAAARAAAAAGGGGGRGGSGGGSGGGAPALGPRGGGLGLGVGSGRGPVRRRGPGSPRAARRGAEQELREPPRSCASWPVGAVATPRRGRGGGAGRGARPGRAAAALLLAQPAAAAPAAVMAAVLSPRLCDSDPATPGAQSLKDDTEENSNDGSQPSKRRRMGSGDSSRSCETSSQDLGYSYFPAENLIEYKWPPDETGEYYMLQEQVSEYLGVTSFKRKYPERRDLSHKEKLYLRELNVITETQCTLGLTALRSDEVIDLMIKEYPAKHAEYSVILQEKERQRITDHYKEYSQMQQQNTQKVEASKVPEYIKKAAKKAAEFNSNLNRERMEERRAYFDLQTHIIQVPQGKYKILPTERTKVSPYPVALIPGQFQEYYKRYSPDELRYLPLNTALYEPPLDPELPALDSDGDSDDAEEGRGDEKRKPKGNSDNSSGNVSEGDCATDNQEDSFQGRQKTRDKSATPRKDGSKRSVLSKSVPGYKPKVIPNAICGICLKGKESNKKGKAEALIHCSQCDNSGHPSCLDMTPELVAMIKTYPWQCMECKTCIICGQPHHEEEMMFCDVCDRGYHTFCVGLDAIPSGRWICDCCQKDPPVPRRGGRRGKNSKEG
- the PHF10 gene encoding PHD finger protein 10 isoform X3, which translates into the protein MLPLRPALLPKRYRGGSAPRSRPGRAAARAAAAAGGGGGRGGSGGGSGGGAPALGPRGGGLGLGVGSGRGPVRRRGPGSPRAARRGAEQELREPPRSCASWPVGAVATPRRGRGGGAGRGARPGRAAAALLLAQPAAAAPAAVMAAVLSPRLCDSDPATPGAQSLKDDTEENSNDGSQPSKRRRMGSGDSSRSCETSSQDLGYSYFPAENLIEYKWPPDETGEYYMLQEQVSEYLGVTSFKRKYPDLERRDLSHKEKLYLRELNVITETQCTLGLTALRSDEVIDLMIKEYPAKHAEYSVILQEKERQRITDHYKEYSQMQQQNTQKVEASKVPEYIKKAAKKAAEFNSNLNRERMEERRAYFDLQTHIIQVPQGKYKILPTERTKVSPYPVALIPGQFQEYYKRYSPDELRYLPLNTALYEPPLDPELPALDSDGDSDDAEEGRGDEKRKPKGNSPKVIPNAICGICLKGKESNKKGKAEALIHCSQCDNSGHPSCLDMTPELVAMIKTYPWQCMECKTCIICGQPHHEEEMMFCDVCDRGYHTFCVGLDAIPSGRWICDCCQKDPPVPRRGGRRGKNSKEG
- the PHF10 gene encoding PHD finger protein 10 isoform X4, whose amino-acid sequence is MLPLRPALLPKRYRGGSAPRSRPGRAAARAAAAAGGGGGRGGSGGGSGGGAPALGPRGGGLGLGVGSGRGPVRRRGPGSPRAARRGAEQELREPPRSCASWPVGAVATPRRGRGGGAGRGARPGRAAAALLLAQPAAAAPAAVMAAVLSPRLCDSDPATPGAQSLKDDTEENSNDGSQPSKRRRMGSGDSSRSCETSSQDLGYSYFPAENLIEYKWPPDETGEYYMLQEQVSEYLGVTSFKRKYPDLERRDLSHKEKLYLRELNVITETQCTLGLTALRSDEVIDLMIKEYPAKHAEYSVILQEKERQRITDHYKEYSQMQQQNTQKVEASKVPEYIKKAAKKAAEFNSNLNRERMEERRAYFDLQTHIIQVPQGKYKILPTERTKVSPYPVALIPGQFQEYYKRYSPDELRYLPLNTALYEPPLDPELPALDSDGDSDDAEEGRGDEKRKPKGNSDNSSGNVSEGDCATDNQEDSFQGRQKTRDKSATPRKDGSKRSVLSKSVPGYKVEEKSP